In Cydia splendana chromosome 3, ilCydSple1.2, whole genome shotgun sequence, one DNA window encodes the following:
- the LOC134806719 gene encoding uncharacterized protein LOC134806719, translating into MIKSGLGRATKQFFMTTTLHGFKYLCSGFHSDRVCWVSWCVASACCAGTLCAVLWARFLQVPALLTVRSATSAPAPLPAVAVCLPPASVAFLLVGHLSADDAITRRLTSTFSNILQSKETKPENLMLLDTLLKSRNVTLLEALYHNMPPCGEFAKNCRWQKKRIPCGSLFHRELTMYGVCCVMKSNKLKLSKSPMAMLDSSKTFRMVLQCFKPDVFFGCEVIFCSLSRPSLFFTMYEGEETVNTVTLVPGSEYTAELTFTSVQDSDSEELLTGSCVSSDSYSRKMCLVNTVTLVPGSEYTAELTFTSVRDSDSEELLTGSCVSSDSYSRKMCLVNTVTFVPGSEYTAELTFTSVRDSDSEELLTGSCVSSDSYSRKMCLVNTVTLVPGSEYTAELTFTSVRDSDSEELLTGSCVSSDSYSRKMCLVNTVTLVPGSEYTAELTFTSVRDSDSEELLTGSCVSSDSYSRKMCLVNTVTLVPGSEYTAELTFTSVRDSDSEELLTGSCVSSDSYSRKMCLNTCMERHCGCSNPLRTIFEDEHNVPPPCKLWQLGCLQRTENSSCSCLPSCKKISTALSLENNIMKSAEYTFDPLYQGINVSSETVIKLRVLEGGSKIFTRQPTETWFTLLSSLGGVFNMFLGVGLFSALELVLFLLVRVPAAMRTAPEMQLPGTRAHVTHVQARH; encoded by the exons ATGATAAAATCAGGGCTGGGACGCGCTACGAAGCAATTCTTCATGACGACGACGCTACATGGCTTCAAGTATCTCTGCTCGGGATTCCATTCAGATCG CGTATGCTGGGTGAGCTGGTGCGTGGCCAGCGCGTGCTGCGCGGGGACGCTCTGCGCCGTGCTGTGGGCGCGCTTCCTGCAAGTACCGGCGTTGCTGACTGTACGCTCGGCCACATCGGCGCCGGCTCCACTACCCGCTGTGGCGGTCTGTCTCCCGCCGGCGAGCGTGGCCTTCCTTCTTGTCGGACACTT ATCGGCAGACGATGCAATCACCCGCCGCCTCACCAGCACGTTCTCCAACATTCTCCAAAGCAAGGAGACCAAGCCCGAGAACCTGATGCTCCTGGACACCCTGCTCAAGTCCCGCAACGTGACGCTCCTGGAGGCTCTGTACCACAACATGCCTCCCTGCGGGGAGTTCGCCAAGAACTGCCGGTGGCAGAAGAAGCGGATACCGTGTGGGAGCCTGTTCCACAGGGAGCTCACCATGTATGGAGTTTGTTGCGTCATGAAGTCTAATAA GTTGAAGCTGTCGAAGTCCCCGATGGCGATGCTGGACAGCAGTAAGACGTTCCGCATGGTGCTGCAGTGCTTCAAGCCCGACGTGTTCTTCGGTTGTGAGGTGATCTTCTGTTCTCTCTCTAGGCCGAGCCTA TTTTTCACCATGTACGAGGGCGAGGAGACGGTGAACACTGTGACCCTCGTGCCCGGCTCGGAGTACACCGCAGAGCTGACCTTCACGTCCGTCCAGGACTCGGACTCCGAGGAGCTGCTCACCGGCTCCTGCGTTTCCAGCGACTCCTACTCCCGCAAGATGTGCCTGGTAAACACGGTGACCCTCGTGCCCGGCTCGGAGTACACCGCGGAGCTGACCTTCACCTCCGTCCGGGACTCGGACTCCGAGGAGCTGCTCACCGGCTCCTGCGTCTCCAGCGACTCCTACTCCCGCAAGATGTGCCTGGTAAACACGGTGACCTTCGTGCCCGGCTCGGAGTACACCGCGGAGCTCACCTTCACATCCGTCCGGGACTCGGACTCCGAGGAGCTGCTCACCGGCTCCTGCGTCTCCAGCGACTCCTACTCCCGCAAGATGTGCCTGGTAAACACGGTGACCCTCGTGCCCGGCTCGGAGTACACCGCGGAGCTGACCTTCACCTCCGTCCGGGACTCGGACTCCGAGGAGCTGCTCACCGGCTCCTGCGTCTCCAGCGACTCCTACTCCCGCAAGATGTGCCTGGTAAACACGGTGACCCTCGTGCCCGGTTCGGAGTACACCGCGGAGCTCACCTTCACCTCCGTCCGGGACTCGGACTCCGAGGAGCTGCTCACCGGCTCCTGCGTCTCCAGCGACTCCTACTCCCGCAAGATGTGCCTGGTAAACACGGTGACCCTCGTGCCCGGCTCGGAGTACACCGCGGAGCTCACCTTCACCTCCGTCCGGGACTCGGACTCCGAGGAGCTGCTCACCGGCTCCTGCGTCTCCAGCGACTCCTACTCCCGCAAGATGTGCCTG AACACGTGTATGGAGCGACATTGCGGTTGTTCCAACCCTCTACGGACTATATTCGAGGACGAGCACAACGTGCCTCCGCCCTGCAAGCTGTGGCAGCTCGGCTGTCTGCAGAGAACTG AAAATTCATCATGCAGCTGCCTGCCGTCTTGCAAAAAAATTTCTACAGCCTTGTCGCTCGAAAACAACATCATGAAATCGGCGGAGTACACATTTGATCCTCTCTA CCAAGGCATCAACGTGTCGTCGGAGACGGTGATCAAGCTGCGAGTCCTCGAGGGCGGCTCCAAGATCTTCACGCGGCAGCCCACCGAGACCTGGTTCACGCTGCTCT CGTCCCTTGGCGGTGTGTTCAACATGTTCCTGGGCGTGGGTCTGTTCAGCGCGCTCGAGCTGGTGCTCTTCCTGCTGGTGCGCGTGCCGGCGGCCATGAGGACCGCACCTGAGATGCAGCTGCCAGGCACCCGCGCTCACGTCACCCACGTGCAGGCCCGCCATTGA